The following are encoded in a window of Catenulispora sp. MAP5-51 genomic DNA:
- a CDS encoding phosphocholine-specific phospholipase C, with translation MTAVNRRRFLQITGGAAAATSMPMLTASIARAAAVQPARRTGTINDIEHVVILMQENRSFDHYFGTLRGVRGFGDPRPARLPNGKAVWHQADASGTEFLPWRPAGVPDLGLKFLDGLDHSWNGGHQAWNHGNHDQWIPAKGPGTMAHFEREDIPFHFGLADAFTVCDAYHCSLMTSTDPNRYYLWTGFTGNDGKGGGPVLDNAEAGYDWTTYPERLQAAGVSWKIYQDTGTGLDANGSWGWTDDAYIGNYGDTSVLYFHQYQKAEPGDPLYDNARTGTNAAAGQSYFDVLAQDVKNGTLPQVSWITAPEAFSEHPNWPVNYGAWYVSQVLDILSSDEELWSKTALFITYDENDGFFDHVVPPFAPGGPVGGASTVDASTEYYSAGRGFDEGSYGLGLRVPMFVVSPWSKGGWVDSETFDHTSVIRFLEKRFGVHEPNISPWRRAVCGDLTSAFDFGLRQTQVPPLPSTASYVPPDHARHNSYPVTLPATASMPKQEAGRRPARAVPYDLAADGRIAGGALRIAFASHGGAGANFVVSSTVDKTGPWSYTVGAGQGIDGSWKLAGVYDYDVRGANGFLREFKGDAAKAGLDVLAEHVGNSQNLRLRLTNSGPADVTVTITDSYGCDRPATHRVRPGAYVTHVVNASGADGWYDAVVTCDHDAAFVRRFAGHVENGRPSVSDPAIITG, from the coding sequence ATGACCGCAGTGAATCGTCGCCGGTTCCTTCAGATCACCGGCGGCGCCGCCGCCGCGACCTCGATGCCGATGCTCACCGCGAGCATCGCCCGCGCCGCCGCCGTGCAGCCCGCCCGCCGGACCGGCACCATCAACGACATCGAGCACGTGGTGATCCTGATGCAGGAGAACCGCAGCTTCGACCACTACTTCGGCACGCTGCGCGGTGTGCGCGGCTTCGGCGACCCGCGTCCGGCGCGGCTGCCGAACGGCAAGGCGGTCTGGCACCAGGCCGACGCCTCGGGCACCGAGTTCCTGCCCTGGCGGCCGGCCGGCGTGCCGGACCTGGGCCTGAAGTTCCTGGACGGCCTGGACCACAGCTGGAACGGCGGCCACCAGGCCTGGAACCACGGGAACCACGACCAGTGGATCCCGGCCAAGGGCCCGGGCACGATGGCGCACTTCGAGCGCGAGGACATCCCGTTCCACTTCGGGCTGGCCGACGCCTTCACGGTCTGCGACGCCTACCACTGCTCGCTGATGACCTCGACCGACCCCAACCGCTACTACCTGTGGACCGGCTTCACGGGCAACGACGGCAAGGGCGGCGGCCCGGTCCTGGACAACGCCGAGGCCGGCTACGACTGGACCACCTACCCCGAGCGCCTGCAGGCCGCCGGCGTCTCCTGGAAGATCTACCAGGACACCGGTACCGGCCTGGACGCCAACGGTTCCTGGGGCTGGACCGACGACGCCTACATCGGCAACTACGGCGACACCTCGGTGCTGTACTTCCACCAGTACCAGAAGGCCGAGCCCGGCGACCCGCTGTACGACAACGCGCGCACCGGCACCAACGCCGCAGCCGGGCAGAGCTACTTCGACGTGCTGGCCCAGGACGTGAAGAACGGCACGCTGCCGCAGGTCTCCTGGATCACCGCGCCGGAGGCGTTCAGCGAGCACCCGAACTGGCCGGTGAACTACGGCGCCTGGTACGTCTCGCAGGTCCTGGACATCCTGTCCTCGGACGAGGAGCTGTGGAGCAAGACCGCGCTGTTCATCACCTACGACGAGAACGACGGCTTCTTCGACCACGTGGTCCCGCCGTTCGCGCCCGGCGGCCCGGTCGGCGGCGCCTCCACGGTGGACGCCTCGACCGAGTACTACTCCGCCGGCCGCGGCTTCGACGAGGGCTCCTACGGTCTGGGCCTGCGCGTGCCGATGTTCGTGGTCTCGCCCTGGAGCAAGGGCGGCTGGGTGGACTCCGAGACCTTCGACCACACCTCGGTGATCCGCTTCCTGGAGAAGCGGTTCGGCGTCCACGAGCCCAACATCTCGCCCTGGCGCCGGGCCGTCTGCGGCGACCTGACCAGTGCCTTCGACTTCGGCCTGCGCCAGACCCAGGTCCCGCCGCTGCCGAGCACCGCCTCCTACGTGCCGCCGGACCACGCGCGGCACAACAGCTACCCCGTGACCCTGCCGGCGACCGCGTCGATGCCCAAGCAGGAGGCCGGCCGGCGCCCCGCCCGCGCGGTGCCGTACGACCTGGCGGCGGACGGCCGGATCGCGGGCGGGGCGCTGCGGATCGCCTTCGCCAGCCACGGCGGCGCGGGCGCGAACTTCGTCGTGAGCTCGACCGTGGACAAGACCGGCCCGTGGAGCTACACCGTCGGCGCCGGCCAGGGCATCGACGGCTCCTGGAAGCTCGCCGGCGTCTACGACTACGACGTGCGCGGTGCCAACGGCTTCCTGCGCGAGTTCAAGGGCGACGCGGCCAAGGCCGGGCTGGACGTCCTGGCGGAGCACGTCGGGAACAGCCAGAACCTGAGGCTGCGGCTGACGAACTCCGGCCCCGCCGACGTCACCGTGACCATCACCGACTCCTACGGCTGCGACCGCCCGGCCACGCACCGCGTGCGCCCCGGCGCCTACGTGACGCACGTCGTGAACGCCTCTGGTGCCGACGGCTGGTACGACGCCGTCGTCACCTGCGACCACGACGCCGCGTTCGTGCGGCGGTTCGCCGGCCACGTCGAGAACGGCCGGCCGAGCGTCAGCGACCCGGCGATCATCACCGGCTGA
- the lepB gene encoding signal peptidase I produces the protein MAATDPDAAVGSQPADPPFGDGYSTGNGYGTEHSYGAENGYGAEHSYSAEHSDYNYAAQNGYDPVAAPGPDADHQAGAAGLESEPEPRPSRGGGRRAARTQQAKRRRIPAWLEILGYVVISLTLTSLIKTFLVQMYYIPSPSMEPTTYKGDRVFVDKVSTWVGGAPARGQVIVFHDPHNWLMSSAGSTGGPINLPDLLADVGILPDQHDDLLIKRIIGVGGDTIECKTQDGPVYRNGVALDEPYIMNGKQGMPCYNGVYKVTVPQGDLWVLGDNREHSGDSSWNYLKKGGDAGFVPTKNVVGHVVGVVSWLRDDHPAGS, from the coding sequence GTGGCCGCTACTGATCCCGACGCGGCCGTGGGCTCCCAGCCCGCGGACCCGCCCTTCGGCGACGGCTACAGCACAGGGAACGGCTACGGTACCGAGCACAGCTACGGCGCCGAGAACGGTTACGGCGCCGAGCACAGCTACAGCGCCGAGCACAGCGACTACAACTACGCCGCGCAGAACGGCTACGACCCGGTCGCGGCCCCCGGTCCCGATGCCGATCACCAGGCCGGCGCCGCCGGGCTCGAGTCCGAGCCGGAGCCGCGTCCCAGCCGCGGTGGCGGCCGCCGTGCGGCCCGCACTCAGCAGGCCAAGCGCCGCCGGATCCCGGCCTGGCTGGAGATCCTGGGCTACGTGGTCATCTCGCTCACGCTGACCTCGCTGATCAAGACCTTCCTGGTGCAGATGTACTACATCCCCTCGCCGTCGATGGAGCCGACGACGTACAAGGGCGACCGGGTCTTCGTCGACAAGGTGTCCACGTGGGTCGGCGGCGCTCCGGCGCGGGGCCAGGTCATCGTCTTCCACGACCCGCACAACTGGCTGATGAGCTCGGCCGGCAGCACCGGCGGTCCGATCAACCTGCCGGACCTGCTGGCTGACGTGGGCATCCTGCCGGACCAGCACGACGACCTGCTCATCAAGCGGATCATCGGCGTCGGCGGCGACACCATCGAGTGCAAGACGCAGGACGGGCCGGTGTACCGCAACGGCGTCGCGCTCGACGAGCCGTACATCATGAACGGCAAGCAGGGGATGCCCTGCTACAACGGCGTCTACAAGGTGACGGTGCCGCAGGGCGACCTGTGGGTGCTCGGCGACAACCGGGAGCACTCCGGCGACTCGTCGTGGAACTACCTGAAGAAGGGCGGCGACGCGGGCTTCGTGCCGACCAAGAACGTGGTCGGACACGTGGTCGGGGTCGTGTCCTGGCTGCGGGACGACCATCCTGCGGGTTCTTAG
- the ppc gene encoding phosphoenolpyruvate carboxylase, whose protein sequence is MSAVPSTENDDTAVETPPETTPRTADDAELRAAIRRLGDLLGQTLVRQHGPELLEQVEAIRALGKQGADVSELLAAVDPEQAIKLVRAFTAYFNLANTAEQVHRGRELAATRAAEGSWLGQAVDRIQAAGLAGSAADAVSHLSVRPVFTAHPTEAARRTVLAKLRKVAELLEAPQTAYNERRLAETVEQLWQTDEIRITRPEPVDEARNAVYYLDELAAHAAPEVLEELAFELRRLGVELPLSARPLSFGSWIGGDRDGNPNVTPQMTLDVLELQHEHAIRTALAAMDSLRELLSTSERIAAPTEALRASLDADLEALPEIPNRYRRLNAEEPYRLKATTIRQKLLNTRTRIAEGRVHDPRRDYLGTSELLRDLSLMRDSLRADRGELIATGELETAIRTIAAFGLHHAVLDVREHADAHHHVLAQLFDRLGDQPWRYSDLPRDYRTRLLAKELASSRPLSPLGQVPADTLLDAAGVKTFGVFTAIRTAFEKYGPDVIESYIVSMTRGVDDLFAAVVLAREAGLVDVHAHTAAIGFVPLLETPEELKIAGAILDELLSDPSYAAIVAARGGVQEVMLGYSDSNKMGGISTSQWEIHRAQRELRDTALRHGVRIRLFHGRGGSVGRGGGPSHEAILAQPWGTLDGEIKVTEQGEVISDKYAIPALARENLELTLAATLEATVLHRAPRQSAEDLATWSATMDRVSSAGQDRYRELVEHPDLPAYFFASTPVDLLGDLHLGSRPSRRPDTSAGIDGLRAIPWVFGWTQSRQIVPGWFGVGTGLAAVRQDPAFAGTDWQDMYERWHFFRNFLGNVSMTLAKTDLRIARHYVETLVPRELHHFFDTITEEYERTVAEVLRITGESELLGRNATLARTLRVRDMYLDPISYLQVSLLKRQREAAKAGRPVDPDLARALLLSVNGIAAGLKNTG, encoded by the coding sequence GTGTCCGCCGTACCGTCGACCGAGAACGACGACACAGCCGTAGAGACCCCGCCAGAAACGACCCCTCGCACCGCCGACGACGCCGAACTGCGCGCCGCGATCCGCCGCTTGGGGGACCTGCTGGGCCAGACCCTGGTCCGCCAGCACGGCCCGGAGCTGCTGGAGCAGGTCGAGGCCATCCGCGCGCTGGGCAAGCAGGGCGCCGACGTGTCCGAACTGCTCGCCGCGGTGGACCCCGAGCAGGCCATCAAGCTGGTGCGCGCGTTCACCGCCTACTTCAACCTCGCCAACACCGCCGAGCAGGTCCACCGCGGCCGCGAGCTGGCCGCCACCCGGGCCGCCGAGGGCTCGTGGCTGGGCCAGGCGGTGGACCGGATCCAGGCCGCGGGCCTGGCCGGGTCCGCCGCCGACGCGGTGTCGCACCTGTCGGTCCGGCCGGTCTTCACCGCGCACCCGACCGAGGCCGCCCGGCGCACCGTGCTGGCCAAGCTGCGCAAGGTGGCCGAGCTGCTGGAGGCGCCGCAGACGGCGTACAACGAGCGCCGGCTGGCCGAGACCGTCGAGCAGCTGTGGCAGACCGACGAGATCCGGATCACCCGGCCCGAGCCGGTGGACGAGGCCCGCAACGCCGTCTACTACCTGGACGAGCTCGCCGCGCACGCCGCCCCGGAGGTGCTGGAGGAGCTGGCCTTCGAGCTGCGGCGGCTGGGCGTGGAGCTGCCGCTGTCGGCGCGTCCGCTGAGCTTCGGCTCGTGGATCGGCGGCGACCGCGACGGCAACCCGAACGTCACCCCGCAGATGACCCTGGACGTGCTGGAGCTCCAGCACGAGCACGCGATCCGGACCGCGCTGGCGGCCATGGACTCGCTGCGCGAGCTGCTGTCCACCTCCGAGCGGATCGCGGCGCCGACCGAGGCGCTGCGGGCGTCCCTGGACGCCGACCTGGAGGCGCTGCCGGAGATCCCGAACCGCTACCGGCGGCTCAACGCCGAGGAGCCCTACCGGCTCAAGGCCACGACGATACGGCAGAAGCTCCTCAACACCCGGACCCGCATCGCCGAGGGCCGCGTCCACGACCCGCGCCGGGACTACCTGGGCACCTCCGAGCTGCTGCGCGACCTGAGCCTGATGCGCGACTCGCTGCGCGCCGACCGGGGCGAGCTGATCGCCACCGGCGAGCTGGAGACGGCGATCCGCACCATCGCCGCCTTCGGCCTGCACCACGCGGTGCTCGACGTGCGCGAGCACGCCGACGCCCACCACCACGTGCTGGCCCAGCTCTTCGACCGGCTCGGCGACCAGCCCTGGCGCTACTCCGACCTGCCGCGCGACTACCGGACCCGGCTGCTGGCCAAGGAGCTGGCCTCCTCGCGTCCGCTCTCGCCGCTCGGCCAGGTCCCGGCCGACACGCTGCTGGACGCCGCCGGGGTGAAGACCTTCGGGGTGTTCACCGCGATCCGCACGGCCTTCGAGAAGTACGGCCCGGACGTCATCGAGTCGTACATCGTCTCGATGACGCGCGGCGTGGACGACCTGTTCGCCGCCGTGGTCCTGGCCCGCGAGGCCGGCCTGGTGGACGTGCACGCGCACACCGCGGCCATCGGCTTCGTGCCGCTGCTGGAGACCCCCGAGGAGCTGAAGATCGCCGGGGCGATCCTGGACGAGCTGCTCTCGGACCCCTCCTACGCGGCGATCGTCGCGGCGCGCGGCGGGGTGCAGGAGGTCATGCTCGGCTACAGCGACTCCAACAAGATGGGCGGGATCTCCACCTCGCAGTGGGAGATCCACCGCGCGCAGCGCGAGCTGCGGGACACCGCGCTGCGGCACGGCGTCCGCATCCGGCTGTTCCACGGCCGCGGCGGCAGCGTCGGCCGCGGCGGCGGCCCCTCGCACGAGGCGATCCTGGCCCAGCCGTGGGGCACGCTCGACGGCGAGATCAAGGTGACCGAGCAGGGCGAGGTCATCTCCGACAAGTACGCGATCCCGGCCCTGGCGCGGGAGAACCTGGAGCTGACCCTGGCCGCGACGCTGGAGGCCACGGTGCTGCACCGGGCGCCCCGGCAGTCCGCGGAGGACCTGGCGACGTGGTCGGCGACCATGGACCGGGTCTCGTCGGCGGGCCAGGACCGCTACCGGGAACTGGTCGAGCATCCGGACCTGCCGGCCTACTTCTTCGCCTCCACGCCGGTGGACCTGCTCGGCGACCTGCACCTGGGGTCCCGGCCGTCCCGCCGCCCGGACACCTCGGCCGGCATCGACGGCCTGCGCGCGATCCCGTGGGTGTTCGGCTGGACGCAGTCGCGGCAGATCGTGCCGGGCTGGTTCGGCGTGGGCACCGGCCTGGCCGCGGTCCGCCAGGACCCGGCGTTCGCCGGCACCGACTGGCAGGACATGTACGAGCGCTGGCACTTCTTCCGCAACTTCCTGGGCAACGTCTCGATGACGCTGGCCAAGACCGACCTGCGGATCGCCCGGCACTACGTGGAGACCCTGGTGCCGCGCGAGCTGCACCACTTCTTCGACACCATCACCGAGGAGTACGAGCGCACGGTCGCCGAGGTGCTGCGCATCACCGGCGAGTCCGAACTGCTCGGCCGCAACGCGACGCTGGCCCGCACGCTGCGGGTCCGCGACATGTACCTGGACCCGATCTCGTACTTGCAGGTCTCGCTGCTCAAGCGGCAGCGCGAGGCGGCGAAGGCGGGCCGCCCGGTGGACCCGGACCTGGCACGGGCGCTGCTGCTGTCGGTGAACGGCATCGCCGCCGGCTTGAAGAACACCGGCTGA
- a CDS encoding DUF1330 domain-containing protein, with product MTAYALASVRSVELCADIVEYLERIQGTMDPFGGRFAFHGGAKDVVEGSWDGDMILIEFPTLEAVRAWWNSAEYQAIKHLRTEHMVADIVLFDTLPGDYNVGETAAKLATLI from the coding sequence ATGACCGCCTACGCACTGGCCAGCGTCCGTTCCGTCGAACTCTGCGCGGACATCGTCGAGTACCTGGAGCGGATCCAGGGGACCATGGACCCCTTCGGCGGACGCTTCGCCTTCCACGGCGGCGCGAAGGACGTCGTCGAGGGATCCTGGGACGGGGACATGATCCTCATCGAGTTCCCCACCCTGGAAGCCGTCCGGGCCTGGTGGAACTCAGCGGAGTACCAGGCCATCAAGCACCTTCGGACCGAGCACATGGTCGCCGACATCGTGCTGTTCGACACCCTGCCGGGGGACTACAACGTCGGCGAGACCGCCGCCAAGCTCGCGACGCTTATTTGA
- a CDS encoding response regulator — MTAIRLLIVDDHPIVRDGLRGVFDGEEGFEVAGEASDGAQALERAAELGPDVVLMDLRMPAMGGVEAIRRLRADRPDIRVLVLTTYDTESDVLPAIEAGATGYLLKDAPREDLIRAVRAAAEGQPVLAPTVAQRLMTRVQAPPAAPVPAGEALTDRELEVLRLVASGTTNRETARTLFISEATVKTHLLHAYAKLGVRDRAAAVSEAYKRGLLK; from the coding sequence ATGACTGCCATCCGCCTCTTGATCGTGGACGACCACCCGATCGTCCGCGACGGTCTGCGCGGCGTCTTCGACGGCGAGGAGGGCTTCGAGGTGGCCGGCGAGGCCTCCGACGGGGCCCAGGCCCTGGAGCGCGCGGCGGAGTTGGGGCCCGATGTGGTGCTGATGGATCTGCGGATGCCGGCCATGGGCGGCGTCGAGGCGATCCGCCGGCTGCGGGCCGATCGGCCGGATATCAGGGTCCTGGTGCTGACCACCTATGACACCGAATCCGATGTGCTGCCCGCGATCGAGGCCGGCGCGACCGGCTATCTGTTGAAGGACGCGCCGCGCGAGGACCTCATCCGCGCGGTCCGCGCCGCGGCGGAGGGCCAGCCGGTGCTGGCGCCGACGGTCGCGCAGCGTCTGATGACCCGCGTCCAGGCGCCGCCGGCGGCTCCGGTGCCGGCCGGCGAGGCGCTGACGGACCGGGAACTGGAAGTCCTGCGCCTCGTCGCCTCCGGCACCACCAACCGCGAGACCGCTCGCACGCTGTTCATCAGTGAGGCCACGGTCAAGACCCATCTGCTGCACGCGTACGCCAAACTCGGTGTGCGGGACAGGGCCGCGGCGGTCTCCGAGGCGTACAAGCGCGGCCTGCTCAAATAA
- a CDS encoding sensor histidine kinase, translating to MDSAKVQQWIPYVGLTVSLTLALSIGPRTAAYYAVVLGGSAAAALWLRRGMAMLEEQDPPVLRAVVYYAVLLALLATLILTSPLFGFFGFTGYLHALVLPGRTKLVGIAGTAAAMATTQMGGIANIHGVGVYLYLVLFAVNLMIAGALTVTGVAEQEHRRELAEANERLREMLEENAGLHAQLVAQAREAGVLDERQRLAGEIHDTIAQGLTGIVRQLEVVERFEDDADKRLHHLTLARELARESLAEARRSVRALRPGPLAVAQLPEALAELTASWSRTAGIQARVEVSGDAVVLSPEVEVVLFRAAQEALANAGKYSGASRVGVTLSYTTDVVVLDVVDDGRGFEPGGEPSGDGTGYGLTAMRSRLKQIGGTLTIESEPGDGTAISAAVPLAPPVTPAADGLPGAVPVAR from the coding sequence ATGGATTCGGCGAAGGTCCAGCAGTGGATCCCCTATGTGGGCCTGACCGTCTCCCTGACGCTCGCTCTGAGCATCGGCCCCCGGACCGCGGCGTACTACGCCGTGGTCCTCGGCGGTTCCGCGGCCGCGGCCCTGTGGCTGCGCCGGGGCATGGCCATGCTGGAGGAGCAGGATCCTCCCGTGCTGCGCGCCGTGGTCTACTACGCGGTCCTGCTGGCGCTGCTGGCGACCTTGATCCTGACCAGCCCGCTGTTCGGCTTCTTCGGCTTCACCGGATACCTGCACGCTCTGGTCCTGCCGGGCCGGACGAAACTGGTGGGCATCGCGGGCACCGCCGCGGCGATGGCCACCACGCAGATGGGCGGGATCGCCAACATCCATGGTGTCGGCGTCTATCTCTACCTCGTCCTGTTCGCGGTGAACCTGATGATCGCTGGCGCCCTGACCGTCACCGGCGTGGCCGAGCAGGAGCACCGGCGCGAGCTGGCCGAGGCCAACGAGCGGCTGCGCGAGATGCTGGAGGAGAACGCCGGGCTGCACGCGCAGCTGGTCGCGCAGGCCCGGGAGGCCGGCGTCCTCGACGAGCGGCAGCGGCTGGCGGGGGAGATCCACGACACCATCGCGCAGGGGCTGACCGGCATCGTGCGGCAGCTGGAGGTCGTGGAACGGTTCGAGGACGACGCGGACAAGCGGCTGCACCACCTGACCCTGGCCCGGGAACTGGCGCGCGAGAGCCTGGCCGAGGCGCGCAGGTCGGTGCGGGCACTGCGGCCGGGACCGCTGGCGGTGGCCCAGCTGCCGGAGGCGCTGGCCGAGCTGACGGCGTCGTGGTCGCGCACCGCGGGGATCCAGGCGCGGGTCGAGGTCTCCGGTGATGCCGTGGTTCTGTCGCCGGAAGTGGAAGTGGTGTTGTTCCGGGCCGCGCAGGAGGCGCTCGCCAACGCCGGGAAGTACTCGGGCGCGAGCCGGGTCGGGGTGACGCTGTCCTACACGACGGACGTCGTCGTCCTGGACGTCGTCGACGACGGTCGCGGTTTCGAGCCCGGCGGGGAGCCGTCGGGGGACGGGACCGGCTACGGCCTGACGGCCATGCGCTCGCGGCTCAAGCAGATCGGCGGGACGCTCACGATCGAGAGCGAGCCGGGGGACGGGACGGCGATCAGCGCGGCCGTACCGCTCGCGCCGCCTGTGACTCCGGCTGCTGACGGGTTGCCCGGTGCGGTCCCGGTCGCGAGATGA
- a CDS encoding ABC transporter permease: MSTATFSSRSPRLLPEFRMTGNGFRTLVRTQARLLWREPAVVLSGVVLPIALITVFGLIPAFGKPSASLGGRTTLDVYVPTFAMLSSVLTALTALPVSFADLRERGVLRRLAVSPVPAAGLLAAQVAVIAATAAATAASVVLIGVVGFGAAFPAHPVLMLASYILGTTALLAIGLLIAALAPSAGVATGFGVPTMILNFFFAGVYVPLQQLPQFLRTVSGFVPYGAIVDTWSGTGAAWQHLLVLAGYTVVGALAAARVFKWE, encoded by the coding sequence ATGAGCACCGCGACCTTCTCCTCCCGCTCCCCCCGTCTGCTGCCCGAGTTCCGCATGACCGGCAACGGGTTCCGCACCCTGGTCCGCACCCAGGCGCGGCTCTTGTGGCGCGAACCCGCGGTGGTGCTGTCCGGCGTCGTGCTGCCGATCGCGCTGATCACCGTCTTCGGTCTGATCCCGGCCTTCGGCAAGCCCTCGGCCTCGCTCGGCGGCCGGACGACGCTGGACGTCTACGTGCCGACCTTCGCGATGCTCTCCTCGGTGCTGACCGCCTTGACCGCGCTGCCGGTGTCGTTCGCGGACCTGCGGGAGCGCGGGGTGCTGCGGCGCCTGGCGGTCTCGCCGGTGCCGGCCGCCGGGCTGCTCGCGGCGCAGGTCGCGGTGATCGCCGCGACGGCCGCCGCGACCGCGGCCTCGGTCGTCCTGATCGGCGTGGTCGGCTTCGGGGCCGCGTTCCCCGCGCACCCGGTGCTGATGCTGGCGTCCTACATACTGGGGACGACGGCCTTGCTGGCGATCGGCCTGCTGATCGCGGCGCTCGCGCCCTCGGCGGGGGTGGCCACCGGCTTCGGCGTGCCGACGATGATCCTGAACTTCTTCTTCGCCGGCGTGTACGTCCCGCTCCAGCAGCTGCCGCAGTTCCTGCGCACGGTCAGCGGGTTCGTGCCCTACGGCGCGATCGTGGACACCTGGTCCGGGACCGGCGCGGCCTGGCAGCATCTGCTGGTGTTGGCGGGGTACACGGTCGTCGGCGCGCTGGCGGCGGCCCGAGTTTTCAAGTGGGAGTAA
- a CDS encoding ABC transporter ATP-binding protein gives MAAIEVRNLKKTYGDTTAVADVSFEIGEGEIFGILGPNGAGKTTTVECISGLRTADAGSIRVLGLDPERDREDLRQVLGVQLQESQLPAKIQVREALELYASFYREPADVEQLLTQWDLTDKATARFRKLSGGQKQRLAVALAMVGNPRVVVLDELTTGLDPHARRIAWEMVEQVRAAGVTVLLVTHFMEEAERLCDRVAIIDAGRVVAVDTPAGLAARGSAAGQRMRFRPSEPVEDAPLLALPEVRTVERHGAYLEVTGTSEVIAAVTAYLARRQIIAAELRVEQSSLDDAFIALTSHTNLGHTNTSDTKPEAAAAASATPVHAQES, from the coding sequence ATGGCAGCGATCGAGGTACGGAACCTCAAGAAGACCTACGGCGACACCACGGCCGTGGCCGATGTCTCCTTCGAGATCGGCGAGGGCGAGATCTTCGGCATCCTCGGCCCGAACGGCGCCGGGAAGACCACCACCGTGGAGTGCATCAGCGGTCTGCGGACGGCGGACGCCGGATCCATCCGCGTCCTGGGCCTGGACCCCGAACGGGACCGCGAGGACCTGCGCCAGGTGCTCGGGGTGCAGCTGCAGGAGAGCCAGCTGCCGGCGAAGATCCAGGTGCGGGAGGCGCTGGAGCTGTACGCGTCGTTCTACCGCGAGCCGGCCGACGTCGAGCAGCTGCTGACGCAGTGGGACCTGACGGACAAGGCCACGGCACGCTTCCGCAAGCTGTCCGGCGGCCAGAAGCAGCGCCTGGCCGTGGCGCTGGCGATGGTGGGCAACCCGCGGGTGGTGGTCCTGGACGAGCTGACCACCGGGCTGGACCCGCACGCCCGCCGCATCGCCTGGGAGATGGTCGAGCAGGTCCGCGCGGCGGGGGTCACCGTGCTGCTGGTCACCCACTTCATGGAGGAGGCCGAGCGGCTCTGCGACCGGGTCGCGATCATCGACGCCGGCCGGGTGGTGGCCGTGGACACCCCGGCGGGGCTGGCGGCCCGCGGGTCGGCCGCGGGGCAGCGGATGCGGTTCCGGCCCTCCGAGCCGGTGGAGGACGCCCCGCTGCTGGCGCTTCCCGAGGTGCGCACCGTCGAACGGCACGGCGCGTACCTGGAGGTCACGGGCACCTCGGAGGTGATCGCCGCGGTCACCGCCTACCTGGCCCGGCGGCAGATCATCGCCGCCGAGCTGCGGGTCGAGCAGAGCAGCCTGGACGACGCCTTCATCGCGCTGACCAGCCACACGAACCTCGGCCACACGAACACCAGCGACACGAAGCCCGAGGCCGCCGCCGCCGCGTCCGCCACCCCCGTCCACGCCCAGGAGTCCTGA
- the pth gene encoding aminoacyl-tRNA hydrolase — MTTSETRDQLWMIAGLGNPGPGYAGNRHNVGFMVVDLLASRVGGKFKSHKARADVVEGRLGIGGPRLVLAKPKTFMNLSGGPVKALRDFYKIEPAQIIVVHDELDVDYGTLRLKLGGGDNGHNGLRSISSALGTKDYYRVRFGVGRPPGRQDPADFVLKDFSSVEKKDLDYHVDRTADAAEDLIRRGLVDAQNLYHAA; from the coding sequence ATGACCACTTCCGAGACCCGCGATCAGCTCTGGATGATCGCGGGTCTCGGCAATCCCGGGCCCGGTTACGCCGGCAACCGGCACAACGTCGGCTTCATGGTCGTGGACCTGCTCGCCTCGCGGGTCGGCGGCAAGTTCAAGTCCCACAAGGCCCGCGCGGACGTCGTGGAGGGCCGCCTCGGGATCGGCGGGCCGCGGTTGGTGCTGGCCAAGCCGAAGACCTTCATGAACCTGTCCGGCGGCCCGGTGAAGGCGCTGCGGGACTTCTACAAGATCGAGCCCGCGCAGATCATCGTCGTGCACGACGAACTCGACGTCGACTACGGCACGCTGCGGCTCAAGCTCGGCGGCGGCGACAACGGCCACAACGGCCTGCGCTCCATCTCCTCGGCTCTGGGGACCAAGGACTACTACCGCGTGCGCTTCGGCGTGGGACGCCCGCCGGGCCGGCAGGATCCCGCGGACTTCGTGCTGAAGGACTTCTCCTCGGTCGAGAAGAAGGACCTGGACTACCACGTGGACCGGACCGCCGACGCGGCCGAGGACCTGATCCGGCGCGGGCTCGTGGACGCGCAGAACCTGTATCACGCGGCCTGA